A DNA window from Drosophila sechellia strain sech25 chromosome X, ASM438219v1, whole genome shotgun sequence contains the following coding sequences:
- the LOC6620485 gene encoding secretory carrier-associated membrane protein 1, which translates to MSGSGLDENPFGEPNLDNPFADPAIQQARRLQSGAALVSLEDYNPFEEQAKPQLQINSTNTAAVVQPLSQNIPPPQTSSLGASAPSTSIQITSEELQRRQEELDRKAAELDRREQQLQGNVPQLNNWPPLPDNFCVKPCFYQDFEVEIPPEFQKLVKRLYYIWIFYTMTLLANVIGGLILLFHAGEFETFFLAIFYTMLFSPASYVCWFRPAYKAFRNDSSFNFMVFFFIYFFQTLYSIVQAVGFNQMGYCGFITAIKQFDGKASGIIVGILLLNVAFCFTAVAVANVLMITKIHSIYRSTGASMAKAQAEFTTEFLRNQHVQEAASSAVNTAINSQFNNSRY; encoded by the exons ATGTCCGGCTCCGGTCTCGACGAAAATCCCTTCGGGGAGCCCAATCTGGACAATCCGTTTGCG GACCCCGCCATCCAGCAGGCACGACGACTCCAGAGCGGCGCCGCCCTTGTCTCTCTTGAGGATTACAATCCGTTCGAGGAGCAGGCCAAGCCGCAGCTGCAGATCAACTCAACGAACACGGCGGCGGTGGTCCAGCCGCTGTCCCAGAACATTCCGCCCCCGCAGACCAGTTCCCTGGGCGCCTCGGCGCCTAGCACCAGCATACAGATCACCTCGGAGGAGCTGCAG CGCCGGCAGGAGGAGTTGGATCGCAAGGCCGCTGAGCTGGACCGCCgcgagcagcagctgcagggCAATGTGCCGCAGCTGAACAACTGGCCACCGCTGCCGGATAACTTCTGTGTTAAGCCGTGCTTCTACCAGGACTTCGAGGTGGAGATACCGCCCGAGTTCCAGAAACTGGTCAAGCGATTGTACTACATTTGGATTT TTTACACCATGACGTTGTTGGCCAACGTGATAGGCGGTCTAATTTTGCTGTTCCACGCTGGCGAATTCGAGACCTTCTTCCTGGCCATCTTCTACACGATGCTCTTCTCGCCCGCCTCCTATGTCTGCTG GTTCCGACCGGCGTACAAGGCATTCCGCAACGATTCGAGCTTCAACTTCATGGTCTTCTTCTTTATCTACTTCTTTCAAACGCTGTACTCCATTGTGCAGGCGGTGGGCTTCAACCAGATGGGCTACTGTGGCTTTATTACGGCCATCAAGCAGTTCGATGGCAAAGCGTCGGGTATTATCGTCGGCATTCTGCTGCTGAACGTGGCATTCTGTTTCACAGCGGTGGCCGTGGCCAATGTGCTGATGATCACCAAGATTCACTCGATCTACCGCAGCACAGGGGCCAGTATGGCCAAGGCCCAGGCGGAGTTCACCACCGAGTTTCTGCGCAACCAGCACGTCCAGGAGGCAGCCTCCTCGGCCGTTAATACGGCCATCAATTCGCAGTTTAACAACAGCAGGTACTAA
- the LOC6620480 gene encoding adenosylhomocysteinase, whose amino-acid sequence MSKPNYKVADISLAEWGRKAIIIAENEMPGLMACRKKYGPSKPLKGARITGCLHMTVQTAVLIETLVELGAQVQWSSCNIFSTQDNAAAAIAATGVPVYAWKGETDEEYMWCIEQTLVFPDGQPLNMILDDGGDLTNLVHEKFPEYLKNIKGLSEETTTGVHNLYKMFKEGRLGVPAINVNDSVTKSKFDNLYGCRESLIDGIKRATDVMIAGKVCCVAGYGDVGKGCAQALKGFGGRVIVTEVDPINALQAAMEGYEVTTMEEASKEASIFVTTTGCRDIITSVHLQQMPDDAIVCNIGHFDIEIDVDWLNANAKEKVNVKPQVDRYTMQSGKHIILLAEGRLVNLGCAHGHPSFVMSNSFTNQVLAQIELWTKSDKYAVGVHVLPKILDEEVASLHLEKLGVKLTKLTEKQATYLGVSQTGPFKPDHYRY is encoded by the exons ATGTCGAAGCCCAACTACAAAGTCG CCGATATCAGTCTGGCGGAATGGGGACGCAAGGCGATCATCATTGCGGAGAACGAGATGCCCGGCCTGATGGCCTGCAGGAAGAAGTACGGCCCATCTAAGCCCCTAAAGGGCGCCCGCATCACCGGCTGCCTGCACATGACCGTCCAGACCGCCGTGCTCATCGAGACCCTCGTCGAACTGGGCGCTCAG GTCCAATGGTCCAGCTGCAACATCTTCAGCACCCAGGATAACGCTGCCGCGGCCATCGCTGCCACCGGCGTGCCCGTGTACGCCTGGAAGGGTGAAACCGATGAGGAGTACATGTGGTGCATCGAGCAGACCCTGGTCTTCCCCGACGGCCAGCCTCTGAACATGATCCTGGACGATGGCGGCGATCTGACCAACCTGGTGCACGAAAAGTTCCCCGAGTATCTGAAGAACATCAAGGGCCTTAGCGAGGAGACGACCACCGGTGTCCACAACCTGTACAAGATGTTCAAGGAGGGTCGTCTTGGCGTACCGGCCATCAATGTCAACGATTCGGTGACCAAGAGCAAGTTTGACAATCTGTATGGCTGCCGCGAGTCGCTGATCGATGGCATCAAGCGGGCCACAGACGTGATGATCGCCGGCAAGGTATGCTGCGTGGCCGGATACGGCGATGTGGGCAAGGGCTGTGCCCAGGCGCTGAAGGGATTCGGTGGTCGGGTGATCGTCACCGAGGTCGATCCCATCAACGCCCTGCAGGCGGCGATGGAGGGCTATGAGGTGACCACCATGGAGGAGGCCAGTAAGGAGGCTTCCATCTTTGTGACCACAACCGGCTGCCGGGACATCATCACCAGCGTGCACTTGCAACAAATGCCCGACGATGCCATCGTGTGCAACATCGGGCACTTCGACATCGAGATCGACGTGGACTGGCTAAACGCCAATGCCAAAGAGAAGGTGAACGTGAAGCCTCAGGTGGATCGGTACACCATGCAGAGTGGCAAGCACATCATCCTGCTGGCCGAGGGTCGTCTGGTGAACTTGGGCTGTGCCCACGGCCATCCCAGCTTCGTGATGTCCAACTCCTTCACCAACCAGGTGCTCGCCCAGATCGAGCTGTGGACCAAGTCCGACAAGTACGCCGTCGGCGTGCACGTCCTCCCCAAGATCCTCGACGAGGAGGTGGCCAGTCTCCATCTGGAGAAGCTGGGCGTGAAGCTGACCAAGCTGACGGAGAAGCAGGCCACCTACCTGGGCGTCTCGCAGACCGGTCCCTTCAAGCCTGACCATTACCGGTACTGA
- the LOC6620481 gene encoding P3 protein, translating into MSPHGRPGWAWGYLLLTLALAFASTHGWMAHFRPAALTLQMERGDRVQLKLENVAPSTLQQSTRYHFRLESVDTDLASVPGENATISLDVFDTDTRDWTGDIVVNGHFLGQTKIQVKLYDSQRNTSELPTNWSNDSTLDVKIKRPKRMVDDIFVGTIILLMSLLYISFGAALNLDVLRGLITRPTGPCIGFVMQVVGMPLLSYALGVFIFPQAPAMQLGLFFTGISPSGGTSNTWSAVLGGNIHLSVLMTTVSNVAAFATIPLWTITLGQLIFERAGIKVPYGKIASYSSSLVLPLLLGLLVQKKMPQVARVLVRLLKPVSAIIILFIIVFAIINNFYLFYLFSWQIVVAGMALPGLGYIFAFLAAKLLHQNAADALTIAIETGIQNTGIAIFLLTTTLESPEADITTVVPVSVAVMTPLPLLGIYLYNRCWGNKRISEASATASEAERIAGAIH; encoded by the exons ATGTCTCCGCACGGTCGTCCTGGTTGGGCATGGGGCTACCTCCTGCTCACCCTGGCACTGGCATTCGCATCCACCCACGGCTGGATGGCCCACTTTCGTCCAGCAGCGCTTACGTTGCAGATGGAGCGCGGGGATCGGGTGCAGCTGAAGCTGGAGAATGTGGCACCTTCCACGCTGCAGCAGTCGACGCGTTACCACTTCCGCCTAGAAAGTGTGGACACGGATTTGGCCAGTGTGCCTGGCGAGAATGCCACGATATCCCTGGATGTATTCGACACGGATACACGCGACTGGACGGGTGACATCGTGGTTAATGGCCATTTTCTGGGTCAGACCAAGATCCAAGTGAAGCTGTACGACAGCCAACGAAACACCAGTGAACTGCCCACCAATTGGAGCAACGACAGCACGCTGGACGTGAAGATCAAGCGGCCGAAACGTATGGTGGATGACATATTCGTGGGCACGATTATACTGCTAATGTCGCTGCTGTACATCAGCTTTGGAGCCGCCTTAAATCTGGACGTGCTGAGGGGTCTGATCACCCGGCCAACCGGCCCGTGCATCGGATTCGTGATGCAGGTGGTGGGCATGCCTCTGCTCAGCTACGCCCTCGGCGTCTTCATCTTCCCCCAGGCGCCGGCCATGCAGCTGGGTCTCTTCTTCACCGGCATCTCGCCCAGCGGCGGGACATCGAACACCTGGTCCGCCGTTCTCGGCGGTAATATACATCTCTCGGTGCTGATGACCACCGTTTCCAATGTGGCTGCCTTCGCCACCATACCGCTGTGGACCATCACACTTGGCCAGCTGATCTTCGAGCGAGCGGGCATCAAGGTGCCGTACGGCAAAATCGCCTCCTACAGCAGCAGCCTGGTCCTTCCGCTCTTGCTCGGGCTGCTCGTCCAGAAGAAAATGCCTCAGGTCGCCAGGGTGCTGGTCCGCCTGCTCAAGCCCGTTTCCGCCATCATCATCCTTTTCATCATCGTGTTCGCGATCATCAACAACTTTTACCTGTTCTATTTGTTCTCCTGGCAG ATCGTCGTCGCTGGCATGGCTCTGCCAGGTCTGGGCTACATCTTCGCCTTCCTGGCGGCCAAGCTGCTGCACCAAAATGCAGCCGACGCCCTGACCATCGCCATCGAGACGGGCATCCAGAACACGGGCATCGCCATCTTCCTGCTGACGACCACGCTGGAATCGCCGGAGGCGGACATCACCACGGTGGTGCCCGTGTCGGTGGCCGTGATGACGCCGCTGCCCCTGCTGGGCATCTATCTGTACAACCGATGCTGGGGCAACAAGCGAATCAGCGAGGCCAGCGCCACCGCCTCCGAAGCGGAGCGGATAGCTGGGGCAATACATTAG